The Entelurus aequoreus isolate RoL-2023_Sb linkage group LG23, RoL_Eaeq_v1.1, whole genome shotgun sequence genome has a window encoding:
- the LOC133640384 gene encoding glutaredoxin-related protein 5, mitochondrial-like: protein MNVCHNQSQSRFDCVRAQLANEHEGPASSRRTYVVVHFRSRSSWVVSSNNRPKLTSIQALNAMNSLVRYTARCLRSGAPCSLPVDVEGRWWTTSRRLLCAAAGAEKDVDVMVKKDKVVVFMKGTPAQPLCGFSNAVVQILRMHGVDEYAAYNVLEDQELREGVKVFSNWPTIPQVYFNGEFVGGCDILLQMHQNGDLVEELKKLGVRSALTDADKDSK, encoded by the exons CCAATCACAAAGCAGATTTGACTGTGTGCGCGCGCAGCTGGCCAATGAACATGAAGGTCCCGCCTCTTCAAGACGTACCTACGTCGTCGTGCATTTCCGGTCTCGCTCCTCCTGGGTCGTGTCGTCAAACAACAGACCAAAATTAACTTCAATTCAAGCATTAAACGCCATGAATAGCTTAGTAAGATACACCGCTCGGTGTCTGCGGTCCGGGGCGCCGTGTTCCCTGCCTGTAGACGTCGAAGGACGCTGGTGGACGACCTCTCGCCGGCTCCTGTGCGCGGCGGCGGGCGCGGAGAAGGACGTGGACGTCATGGTGAAGAAGGACAAGGTGGTTGTCTTCATGAAGGGAACACCCGCGCAGCCATTGTGCGGCTTCAGTAACGCCGTCGTCCAGATCCTCCGGATGCACGGCGTGGACGAGTATGCCGCCTACAACGTGCTGGAGGACCAAGAACTTCGAGAAG GAGTCAAAGTCTTCTCCAATTGGCCGACGATCCCTCAGGTGTATTTCAACGGCGAGTTTGTGGGCGGCTGCGACATCCTCCTGCAGATGCACCAGAACGGCGACCTGGTGGAGGAGTTGAAGAAACTGGGCGTCCGCTCCGCGCTCACGGACGCCGACAAAGACTCCAAGTAG